The genomic interval TGACACTAGTGAGGGAAAATCGCGCGTTAACCCTGAATCAGGGAGCCAATGTCCTTCAGTTCTCCTGGGCCAACACACTGATTGATCCAACAAGTCTGGATCTGATGCCCAAAGCACACAGCGATGCCATTGACGTCATGGATCTGACTTATCCGGCAAGAACCAGAGATCTGGGCATGTGGCATATTCTTAGTCAGGTGAAAGGACAAATCCCCGTAGAAATACAATATCTCACCAGCGGCTTATCTTGGCGGGCTTTTTACATGGGCACGCTAAGCAGCGATGAAGCCGCGATGCACTTGCAGGGCTACGTGGTCGTATCGAACAACAGCGGAGAAGACTATGAAAATGCTCAGACACGCCTGATTGTCGGGAAAGTGCATCTCATTGATGCCATTGCAGAACTGGCACGCCGAACCTACCCCTACGGCTCCCCCGTTCCCCCTCCCATGGCCGCGCCCGCAGCACGTTCCAATACCGCACGACTGAGAAAAGCGATGGTTATGGATGAGATGGACATGGCCGCAGAGGGCATCATGTTTGCCGCGATGGAACCCAAAGCCATTGAGAAAGAAGGGTTGTCGGAATATTTCCTGTATACCATAGAAGGCACAGAGACGATCCCCAACGGCTGGGCCAAACGCCTGCCCAGCTTCAATACCAAAGACATTCCGGTGGAAAACCTGTATAAATACGATGAACCGCGATTCGGTGCAGTGCCCCGCCGCTTTCTGAGCTTCAAAAACGATGAAGAGCATAAACTGGGAACAACGCCCATTCCAGGCGGTATCATGAAATGTTATCGCCAGACACAGAAAAAAGATCGCATGGCCTTCGAAGGGTCAACGTCGTTCAAATATATCCCCATCGGAGAAAAGGTGGAACTGGATCTAGGTTCAGCGACAGATGTCAAAGTAGAACCCGTGCTGATGGATCAGGGAACAGACCGTTATCTATTTAACCATGAGGGAAATATCACTGGATGGATCCGCCAGGAACAATGGAAAATCAAAATGACCAATGCCCGCTCCGTCCCTGTCCGCATCGAAATTACACGCCATGTCAGTGCAGACGACTGGGACATTGAGCAAGCGGGAGAGCATGGTACTTTTGAAAAACTGGATGCACAAACCATCCGTTATCATCTGACCTTGGCGGCCCACAGCAAAAAAGCGTTCGACTACACGCTTCAGATGCGCTACGGCACACGAGCTGACTGAATATCATCCATTCACTTCATCGCTTATGCTATACAAATATAGTCGACGACATCCAACGATTGCTCTCACGGCTTTTCTGTTCACACTATTCCTCTGTGCGTGCGCCCAAGCGACGCAGTTGCGGGATAACGCCGAAAGAATCGCTGCAATACAACCGGAAATACGGCAAGAAAAGGCACTGGATCCCGCATTGCTGGCTCTTATGCAAATGAGCAACCGCGTTACAGACATATCCATACGTGATATAAAAATGCGGTGGAGTCCGACAGCATTTCAGCCGGAATATGAAAAAGCCATTTATGAAAAGCTGCTGGCCCACCAGCTGCTGAATTTGCTGCGCTCCACATCCGCAACCAGCCCCCAGTTTGAAGCGGCCATCCAAAGACTGAAAGAACGTGAAGCCCAGGTAACCAGCCCCGAGGCCAAGACAATCCTGCTGGCTGGCGTGGGAGAATTCTATTACCGGCTGAACGAGTATGCGATGGCAGAACGGTACATGCGGCTGGCGATCGATAAGGTGCAAGGGGAAACGTCAGCGGCCATGGCCAACAACATCGCCGCGTCCTTTCTCATGCGCAATGAACTCGGTCCGGCCGAAGACATTCTAAACCGTATTCCTGTATCACTGGTACGCACCCCATCCATTCTTTACGGCATATTTTTCAATAAGGCATGTATCGCAAGTCTTAAAAACGATCCCCAGACAGCGGTTCAGCATTTACGACAGGCATCACTCATGCAGCCGCAGCTGGTCATGGCCAATCTGGGCGACGTACAACTGGATCCCGTTCGCCAATCCGAAACCTTTGTCCTGTTCAAGCAGGAACTAGAACGCGCTCTGAGTCAGCTTCAGGATGAGACCGCAGCCTGTGATATAAAACTCAATGCTCCGTTCGACACGGGAAAAGAATCATTCGGGCTATCGCTGAAGCGGCACGATCTATCCCCGGGACATCAACTCAAATTCCCTGCACTCACACAACCGGATCGCTAAGTAAAAACTGGATTATGACTGCGTATTGCTCGCATAATAGGCGCATAAATCAGACACCACACAGCGTTCACAGGAAGGGTTTCGGGCCCGGCAGCAATAGCGTCCGTGAAAAATGACACAATGCGACCACGCCGCCCAGTCACATTCCTCAAAGCACTGCTGCAGATCCAGTTCAATCCTGGTCGGATCACTCTTATCTGTCAGCCCCAATCGATTACTCACCCGAATACAATGGGTATCCACCGTGATACCTGGCAAATTAAAGGCGTTAATACGAATGACATTCGCTGTTTTGCGGCCAATACCGGGAAGCTTCACCAGCTCAGCCATGGATTTCGGCAGCTGCCCGTTATATTTTTCTATCAACACCCGTGCTAATCCTAACAAGCTCTTTGTCTTGTTCTTATAAAACCCGGTCGACCGGATGAGCTCCTCCACGGTTTCCGCATCGCCGGCAGCCATGGATTCAGCATCGGGAAACACGGCAAACAAGGCAGGTGTAACCATATTCACCCGGACATCAGTGCATTGAGCCGATAAAATGGTTGCGACAGC from Spartobacteria bacterium carries:
- a CDS encoding DUF4139 domain-containing protein gives rise to the protein MTRSCTMKNTHLSGILLSMILLASVWQAEGKVDLVTLPNRAAVQLTIYNSEDLTLVRENRALTLNQGANVLQFSWANTLIDPTSLDLMPKAHSDAIDVMDLTYPARTRDLGMWHILSQVKGQIPVEIQYLTSGLSWRAFYMGTLSSDEAAMHLQGYVVVSNNSGEDYENAQTRLIVGKVHLIDAIAELARRTYPYGSPVPPPMAAPAARSNTARLRKAMVMDEMDMAAEGIMFAAMEPKAIEKEGLSEYFLYTIEGTETIPNGWAKRLPSFNTKDIPVENLYKYDEPRFGAVPRRFLSFKNDEEHKLGTTPIPGGIMKCYRQTQKKDRMAFEGSTSFKYIPIGEKVELDLGSATDVKVEPVLMDQGTDRYLFNHEGNITGWIRQEQWKIKMTNARSVPVRIEITRHVSADDWDIEQAGEHGTFEKLDAQTIRYHLTLAAHSKKAFDYTLQMRYGTRAD
- the nth gene encoding endonuclease III — encoded protein: MSSEILARLMAAYPDARCELSHENPFQLAVATILSAQCTDVRVNMVTPALFAVFPDAESMAAGDAETVEELIRSTGFYKNKTKSLLGLARVLIEKYNGQLPKSMAELVKLPGIGRKTANVIRINAFNLPGITVDTHCIRVSNRLGLTDKSDPTRIELDLQQCFEECDWAAWSHCVIFHGRYCCRARNPSCERCVVSDLCAYYASNTQS